The segment CCGCCCTGTTCCGCACCCGCCTGGTCGAGGCGATGGCGGTGCGCGGCCAGACCCGCAGCGGGCTGGCGCGGGCGACGGGGGTGGACCGCTCGACCATCTCGCAGCTTCTGGCTGACGGGAAGCGGTTGCCGAATGCGCAACTGGCCGCCGATTGCGCGCAGGCGCTGGGGATCAGTGCCGACTGGCTGCTGGGGCTGGCCGCCCGGCCGGAACCGCTGGCCGACCTGCTGGCGACCTCGCTTTCCATCACCGAGGCGCCGCGCGCGGTGATCGACGACACCATCTTCGGCTGGCACCGCGAGGCGGCGGGCTACAAGATCCGCCATGTGCCCGCCACCCTGCCCGACATGCTGAAGACCCGCGCCATGGTGGAATGGGAATACGAGCCGCAACTGGGGCGCACCGCCGAACAGGCGTTCGGCGCCTTCGAGGACCGGCTGGGCTGGATGCGGCAGATGCGGTCGGACTACGAGATTGCCCTGCCGCTGCATGAGCTTGCGGCCTTTGCGGGCGGCACAGGCTATTACGCGGGCCTGCCGGCCCCGGTGCGGCTGGAGCAGATCGACCGGCTGCTGATGCTGAACGAGCAGCTTTATCCGACGCTGCGGCTGTATCTGTTCGACGCCAAGCGGCTGTTTTCCGCCCCGGTCACGGTGTTCGGGCCGCTTTTGGCGGTGGTCTATCTGGGGCGCCACTACATCGCCTTCCGCGACGGGGCGCGGGTGGCCAGCATCACCCAGCATTTCGACAGTCTGGTGCGCGAGGCGAGCCACGGCGCGCGCGAGGTCGGCGACCACCTGCGCGCGCTGCGGTCGGGCATCGGCTGATCAGCCGGGCTGGCGCAGCCGTGTCAGGTCATAGCCGTTCCAGTCGAGGATCTCGCGCGCCGCCTGCAGCCGGTCGGGCGGCAGCGGCCCGCCGCGGTTCAGGATGAAGCCGAAGTCGCCCGACGGCGTGCCGATCACCAGAGTGCGGTAACCGTCATCGACCCACAGCACCCAGAGCGGCTGGCCGATCCCGGCCGGGTCGGCCCCGCGCAGCGCCAGCCGCCCCGGCCCTGTGACCACCAGCGGGCCGGAAGCCGCGACCTGCCGCCCGTTCAGGCACAGGGTCAGCGCCAGCGCGCCGGGGGTGAACTCTGCCCCGCCCGGGCGGCAGGCGGGGGCGGCGGGGGCGGCGAAGGCGGCGACCTGATCCCAGCGGCCCTGAAGGCGTTCGGGCTGGAACACCGCGTTGGAATAAAGCTGCGTCCCGGGCTTGCGGAAGCCCTGCTGCGGCGGCGCGGGGGCGGTGCAGGCGGCGATGGCCAGCAGGATCAAGAGCTTCAGTCGATGCATAGGGTGACCCTTTGTCCGTCGGCCTGCAGGATCTCGTTGCAGCCGAACAGTGGTGCGATGGGCGCGCAGGTGCGCGAGCGGGCAAGGCAGACGCCTTCGCAGTCGCCCTGTCTGCTGCAGGACTTGCCGCCGTCGCGGGTCGGGCGGATGCAGGTCTTTGCCCCGCCGCCGCCAGAGACGGCAAAGCGGCCGCCCGTGCGTTCGCAGGCAAGCTGGACGGGCGATTTCGGCGCGGCGGCTTCGGGCGGCGGGTCTGCAGCGGTCTTGTCGGGTGCCGCGGCGCCGGCGGGCGGGGACGCTGCAGGATCGGGTTGCGGGGCTGTCGCCGGTGCGGCCGGGGCCGCTGCGGGACGGGCCTTCGGCTGGGGAATCGCCTGCCCGGGGGCATCGAGCGATGTCACCTCGATCGGCTCGGCGGTTAGCGGCGGGGGCGTGCCGCCGCCCCCCGGCAGCGCAAGCTGGCAGGCGGCCAGCAGCGGCACCACGACAAGCGCGAACAGCAGGAAACGGCGCATCGGTCCCCCTCGGGTCAATCGGGGCGCAGAGGACGCCATCGCC is part of the Paracoccaceae bacterium Fryx2 genome and harbors:
- a CDS encoding helix-turn-helix transcriptional regulator, with translation MSEMIDKRDRAALFRTRLVEAMAVRGQTRSGLARATGVDRSTISQLLADGKRLPNAQLAADCAQALGISADWLLGLAARPEPLADLLATSLSITEAPRAVIDDTIFGWHREAAGYKIRHVPATLPDMLKTRAMVEWEYEPQLGRTAEQAFGAFEDRLGWMRQMRSDYEIALPLHELAAFAGGTGYYAGLPAPVRLEQIDRLLMLNEQLYPTLRLYLFDAKRLFSAPVTVFGPLLAVVYLGRHYIAFRDGARVASITQHFDSLVREASHGAREVGDHLRALRSGIG
- a CDS encoding lipocalin family protein, with the protein product MHRLKLLILLAIAACTAPAPPQQGFRKPGTQLYSNAVFQPERLQGRWDQVAAFAAPAAPACRPGGAEFTPGALALTLCLNGRQVAASGPLVVTGPGRLALRGADPAGIGQPLWVLWVDDGYRTLVIGTPSGDFGFILNRGGPLPPDRLQAAREILDWNGYDLTRLRQPG